From a single Girardinichthys multiradiatus isolate DD_20200921_A chromosome 17, DD_fGirMul_XY1, whole genome shotgun sequence genomic region:
- the LOC124882724 gene encoding ankyrin repeat and SOCS box protein 13-like, with the protein MEIEVSQPYYVGDIGCWAERTEVHKAASLGHASHLQSLIQSGASVNVVAVDSITPLHEACLRGQAQCVQLLLDAGAQVDARNVDGSTPLCDACSAGSLECVKLLLEHGAMANPALTSRTASPLHEACMGGSSDCVKLLIAMGACLEAYDLYYGTPLHVACVNAHTNCVKVLLNAGAKVNAARLHETPLHHAAKHTRVEMIEILVEFGANIYARDQHNRKPVDYTTPGSPSKACLQFYETTPMTLQQLSRLAVRRKLGTTALNVIAQLDIPKLIISYLCYQ; encoded by the exons ATGGAAATAGAGGTTTCTCAGCCATATTACGTTGGGGACATCG GCTGCTGGGCTGAGAGAACAGAGGTGCACAAGGCAGCGTCCCTCGGCCACGCCTCTCATCTGCAGAGCCTCATACAAAGCGGAGCTTCGGTCAATGTGGTGGCTGTGGACTCCATCACACCGTTGCACGAGGCCTGCCTACGTGGGCAGGCCCAGTGTGTGCAGCTGCTGCTGGACGCTGGAGCCCAG gtGGATGCTAGAAATGTGGATGGAAGCACCCCGCTATGCGATGCCTGTTCAGCTGGAAGTTTGGAGTGTGTGAAGCTGCTTCTAGAGCATGGTGCCATGGCCAATCCAGCCCTCACCTCTCGCACTGCCTCCCCACTTCACGAAGCCTGCATGGGAG GTAGCTCAGACTGTGTGAAGCTGCTGATTGCCATGGGTGCTTGCCTCGAGGCATATGACCTTTACTACGGGACTCCGCTGCACGTGGCTTGTGTTAACGCGCACACAAACTGTGTTAAAGTTCTGCTTAATGCTG GTGCAAAAGTCAATGCTGCTAGGTTACATGAAACCCCCCTTCACCACGCAGCTAAACACACGAGAGTTGAGATGATTGAGATACTGGTGGAGTTTGGGGCCAACATCTACGCCAGAGatcagcacaacaggaaaccAGTGGACTACACCACACCTGGTTCTCCTTCTAAAGCCTGCCTGCAGTTTTATGAGA CCACTCCAATGACTCTGCAGCAACTCAGCAGGTTGGCAGTGAGGAGGAAGTTGGGAACCACGGCTCTGAATGTCATAGCTCAACTCGACATCCCAAAGCTAATCATCAGCTACCTCTGCTATCAGTGA
- the LOC124882688 gene encoding zinc finger protein AEBP2-like, translating to MAQKRAEGTEQGSQSESRQSGPCETAGTGMKGQPVEDSKREPGDNNEDKPAENSGGCMAAEHGHNPPAFPDIDGEDTSPHCKPGNSEAEAGLKLGEHGASPAQGSPASSTDSAQEGSRVLKTEQREAENVFSSAPRGCTKLAGKAEHAARRWAGVELSSVEGEPLSRVDSEDSICSTLMDMESTASSGRSTPAMLIGHGGGVAAVGGSGSTVSKSLSYTCCWDGCQLLFSSSPDLAEHIRATHVDGQRGGVFVCLWKSCKVYNTPSTSQSWLQRHMMTHSGDKPFKCVVGGCTATFASQGGLARHVPTHFTSQGSSKTSSQGKMKEESPSKAGLNKRRKLRNKYRRSLPRPHDFFDAQTMEAIRHQAICLNLATHIESQGNGHSVVFHSTVIARRKEDSGKVKVLLHWTPEDILPDVWVNESDRLQLKTKVVHLSKLPTDTAVLLAPNIYRMFF from the exons ATGGCGCAGAAGAGAGCCGAAGGGACCGAACAAGGTTCCCAGTCCGAATCCAGACAAAGCGGTCCCTGTGAGACTGCAGGGACCGGCATGAAGGGACAACCCGTGGAAGACTCCAAACGGGAACCGGGTGACAACAACGAGGACAAACCAGCCGAGAACAGCGGTGGTTGTATGGCAGCGGAACACGGCCACAACCCACCGGCCTTTCCCGATATCGACGGTGAAGATACTTCACCTCACTGTAAACCTGGTAACAGTGAAGCTGAAGCTGGCCTTAAACTCGGAGAACATGGGGCAAGTCCGGCGCAGGGGAGTCCAGCGAGCAGCACGGACTCCGCACAAGAGGGATCCCGGGTGctgaaaacagaacaaagagaaGCGGAGAACGTGTTCAGCTCAGCGCCGCGCGGCTGCACAAAGCTCGCGGGAAAGGCCGAGCACGCGGCCAGGAGGTGGGCCGGTGTGGAGCTGAGCTCCGTGGAGGGAGAACCGCTCAGCCGCGTGGACTCTGAGGACAG CATCTGCTCCACCCTGATGGACATGGAGAGCACGGCATCCAGCGGTCGCTCCACTCCTGCCATGCTCATTGGTCATGGCGGGGGGGTGGCAGCAGTGGGCGGTTCTGGGTCAACCGTGAGCAAATCTCTGAGCTACACCTGCTGCTGGGATGGCTGCCAGTTGCTGTTCTCCAGCAGCCCTGACCTGGCTGAACACATCCGAGCAACACATGTGGACGGACAGAGAGGAGgg GTGTTTGTGTGCCTGTGGAAGAGCTGCAAGGTGTACAACACTCCATCCACCAGTCAGAGCTGGCTGCAGAGACACATGATGACCCACAGTGGAGACAAGCCCTTCAAG TGTGTGGTAGGGGGCTGTACTGCCACTTTTGCCTCACAGGGGGGGCTAGCTCGCCACGTCCCCACCCACTTTACCTCCCAGGGTTCATCTAAAACATCCAGTCAGGGCAAAATGAAGGAGGAGTCTCCGTCCAAGGCTGGTCTGAACAAGAGGAGGAAACTTAGGAACAAATACAGACGCTCACTGC CTCGACCTCATGACTTCTTTGATGCTCAGACCATGGAGGCCATCCGGCACCAAGCCATCTGTCTTAACCTGGCAACACACATTGAGAGCCAGGGCAATGGACACAGTGTGGTCTTCCACAGCACG GTGATAGCCAGGAGGAAAGAGGACTCTGGGAAAGTGAAGGTACTGCTGCACTGGACACCTGAAGACAT ACTGCCTGACGTATGGGTGAATGAGAGCGATAGGCTGCAGCTGAAGACCAAAGTGGTTCATCTGTCCAAGCTGCCCACAGACACAGCTGTCCTTCTGGCTCCCAACATTTACAG GATGTTCTTCTGA